The DNA window atgatgacgggggggagggcaggagggtctttcctgaagtccactatcatctccactgttaTCGTCCCcaacggggaaattatcttttgaGGATCCTTAGGCAAGATCCTTAATGCTATATCAGCCTACCTCAGAAATGAGCATACGCAATAATGACTGAGTCATACCGCCTCAGACGTCGCCCGGGACAACAAGGTCTGCATCAGTTGCCAAGAAAcgagggcaatctgatgagaaatgggttaccggaacaagacacacatagatagatagatagatagatagatagatagatagatagatagatagatagatagatagatagatagatagatagatagatagatagatagatagatagatagatagatagatagatagatagatagatagatagatagatagatagatagatagatagatagatagatagatagatagatagatagatagatagatagatagatagatagatagatagatacttcaataatcccagaggaaattgcacacatccactgctcagccaaacaccaggaaaaaacaaaaacaaacaaaacaggacataccacaagacatacactacactaacagacacatgtagcattaacagtacatatactaaaaaaattaaaatataaccagtataaaattaaaatattaacagtatataattaaactacattaaatacaaatcaatttaaccgcgtgctgacctcgccacctcccccctggaCATGGACAAgagcggagaatacggagttgttggaatgcaaCTATGCAAGTAATACAAGAGAGAGGGGATACtgtatatggggcggatgtgggaccaatgggtgcttcgaaacccacaatgaaggctaacaaagaaacagctgttagcccagtgttccaacatccataACCgaaactgctatcacaactacagattgatgaaatactacaacaatgctatggcaagggggagccaggacacCAGGTCAGTGGGGGGATTTCACCAtcaccagagcccaagctgtgggtggaggtgagcccgactatatttCTAGTCAGTGCCTCTCAACCCCCCTGACAAGCTCTGGTTCCTTTGCCCCCAGCGAGATGACATTCTATGTCCCAAGAGCCAGACTCTTTGTCCAGGGATTGGGTCACTGAGCCCCACACTgtcgactgccacccaatccacattgCCCCTGTTCCTTATGGTTCCCTCGGCAGGTGGTGAGTGTGGGAACATGTCATCCTTATGGGCCGGGCCCAGCCACCAAGTACTTGCATACGAGACCCAACACAACCCCAATCCTTGATTTACATCTCTTCTTAGGGGTTTTTGAACTGCTCTTAGCCTGTCCCATCaaccaggacctgtttgccacaGCAGACCCTACTAGGAGTATAAAGCCCCAGACAAAATGGGACCTAGGATCATACATggactcaaactcccccaccatgaTTATACAGTTCAAGGGGGAGGCAGCTTAAACTAAACATGGTAGATATATCATACATCCATAACATCTGCCGTATCTTGATTGGGATGAACAGGCCACCTTTGAAAAGCTGGAGAATGAATTGAAGGAGATCAACACCAACCAGGAGGCACTGAAGAAGAATTTCCTGGAGCTGACGGAGCTTAAACACATTCTCCGCCGAACTCAGCAGTTCTTTGATGAGGTATACTTACTGCACCATTCTACACATGCAGAGGCACAATACATAACCGATTTCCTTCTGCAAATCAACAACTACAATGCTGTTAATGTTTGTACAGATGGAGGACCCCAACCTGCTGGAGGAGTCATCAGCCCtgatggagggcagtgaggggGGCCGAGGGGCACCGCTCAGACTTGGGTAAATGATGATTACCTAATACAGattctgtatgtatgtatgtatgtatgtatgtatgtatgtatgtatgtatgtatgtatgtatgtatgtatctatctatctatctatctatctatctatctatctatctatctatctatctatctatctatctatctatctatctatctatctgttatctacctacctacctgccCGCCTACCCGCCTACCTACCTATCTGTGTATCACGCTGTCTTGCTGTAAGTATCTCTCtatccctctctgtctctcccatcTGCACTGTCATAAATATGGTGATGGGCAATGAGATGTCGTCAGACAAGCAATAGGTAGAGGCAGAttctatttattaatttaaattaaaaaatctgatttgaaaCCGCCATGAAATCATAAAAAGGGTTGAATATGTGTCTTAATAAGTGGACCCAAAATGCAGTGCTTATGAATCAAATGTCCAAAATGaatttctgaagaaaaaaaaaatgaatggggAATGTCAAAAATTAACATAGTAATAGAACTCTTAATAGTAGGTCATAGTAGATCTCTATCCATCCaccttcaaccgcttatccgggccCAGGTTGCAGGGGCAACCATCTCAgaagggatgcccatacttccctctccccagacacctcctccagctcctccgaaAAAGAATCTGAGGTGTTCCCAGgacagccgagagacatagtccctccagcgcgtcctaggtcttccttgaggtctcctccccggtaaggacatgcccggaacacctccccagggaggcgtccaggaggcatccggcaCAAATGCCCGAGCCACTTCCCTGGTGGCTGAGCtcctaaccctatctctaagggtgcacccagccactctacggaggaaactcatttcagccacttgtatccgggaACTTGTCCTTACTGTCATGACcaaaagctcatgaccataggtgagagtaggaacgtagattgactggtaaatcgagtttgtcttacgactcagctccttcttcaccacgacagattTATACAGCAActacatcactgcagaagctgtaccgatccgtctgtcaatctcacgttccatccttccctcattCGTGAATAAGAcaccaagatacttaaactcctccacttggtgcaaagactctccaccaacccaaagagggcacaccacccttttccggtcgagaacaatgggctcggatttagaggtgctgatccaacaggacaacatcttctgaaaaaagcagaaatgaaatcctttggtccccgaACCGGATTCCccccggatcctggctgcacctagaaattctgtccataaagattatgaacagaaccggtgataaaGGGTAGCCATGCCAAAGTCCAACGtacacctggaacaggtctgacttactgctggcaatgcgaaccaagctctggcttcggtcatacagggacgtGACAGCCCTCAGCAACGGGCCTCGAACCACATACTCCTGAGGCACTCCCCACAGGATTCCAGGTGGGAcatgatcgaatgccttctccagatccacaaaatacatgtggactggttgagCAAATTCCCAcaaaccctcgagcactcgatggagagtgtggagctggtccagtgttccaccaccaggatgaaaaccacattgttcctcctgaatctgcaGTTCAACTACAGGTCTGCTCTTCCTTTCAactaccctggaatagactttcccagggaggctgaggagtgtgatccccctatagttgggaCACACTGTCTGGTCCCCATTTTTGAAAAGAATGACCACCACCCCTGTCAACCAGTCCAGAGGTACTGACCCCAACTGCCATGCAATgtttcagagacgtgtcaaccatgacagtccctgcacatccagagacttgaggtactcagggtgaatctcatccacccccggtgctttgccaacAAGGAGTTTgccaaccacctcggtgacttcagcttgggtgatggacgagtccaacTCTGAGgtctcagcctctgcttcctctgtgtcagacatggtagtgggattgaggagatcctcgaagtattctttccaccacctgacaatatcctcagtcgaggtcagcatctatccgcctctactgtaaacagtagAGGCGGATAGATGCTGACTCCCGTTGGGCCCTTCTTCAGGTGCCGAACGGTTTTCCAGAATGTCTTCGAGGCTGAAcgatagtcctcctccatggcctccccaaactcctcccaTACCAGTGTTTTTCCTCCGCTTCTTCTCAGGCTGCAGTacacctggcctgcctgtacccatcagctgcctccggagtcccatGATCTAACAAGAATGAGTAaaactccttcttcagcttgatggTATCCCTTACTTCCAGTGTCCACCACTGGTTTTGGGGATTACTACTGCAACAGGCGAAAGAGACCTTTTGACCACAGCTCCAAGCAGCTGCTTTGACAATGAAGGTGGAGAAtgtggtccactctgactcaatttTCCCAGCCTCCTGTtagatctgggagaagctctcagAGGTCCCCAGAATAACAATGGattccccagtcggagcactatttaGTAGCCCTCCCAcggactccaagaaggctggGTATTCCGCACTCctgtttggcccgtaggccgaaacaacgtaagacacctgtccccaacccgaaggatgagaggtgaaacctCTACTACACTCTACACTATATCCGCCCTTGCAGAGAATTCACAATGCTCAGAACAATGCTCAGTCTAAGAAAGCCTGTGTGTCCGCACTTCTGATCACAAATTTGCATCAGGGGATTTTTATTGTACCATTGCCAGGGGATAGTTTTGCCAGTTTGTGCTTCTCAAATCTGCCAatgaacatactgtacagtGGTACTTACGGTTACCTCCTCTGAGCACCTGCAGGTTTTTTCTGTAGGTTTGTGGCTGGAGTGATCAGCAGGGAGAGGATTCCAACCTTTGAGAGGATGCTATGGAGGGTGTGCCGTGGTAACGTCTTCTTGAGAAAGGCAGAGATTGAGGATCCTCTGGAGGACCCCACTACGGTCAGCAtgcatgacattaaaaatattaatagacAAACTAAGAGGAAGAAGCACACAAAGGCATGCAAATATAAGCCATACCTATGCACAAGAAGATTCATGACCTCGTTAACTCTTTAAAACCAAAGGATGTTGCAGGTAACAGGAAAATGAACACATTCTTAAATCCGTAACTCTTGGACTGTTCCTGTTACATAATTGTACTTAATTCAGAAAGCTAAGAAGTGCTTTTTTGTGCCGATATACAGCACTTTACAAAAGTGTTGCTTCTCAACTTTCAGAATACATTGGAATTATGTAGAAAGCATTAATGATCAAAGAATGACGGTATTTCAGGAATGTTCTCCTGTTGCCAGCAAAAGCATTTGGTGTTAAAAGGTAAAATATTAGGCACAGATACAAGACTCAATGGGGGATTTCACTTCTTTGTCCAACAGGGAGACCAGGTCCATAAATCGGtgttcatcatcttcttccaaGGTGATCAACTGAAGAACAGGGTGAAGAAGATCTGTGAGGGGTAGGTATTACAGACCaagatcaaatatttttaatctatCAAAGGTTctaatttcacattttgacaCATTCACCACAGACAGGGAAATAGACAGActatttggggcggcagtggctcagtggagGGGCAGGGCGTCTAATGATTATAGGATCGGCCTCCCGCCCCCCTAGTCacttgtcgttgtgtccttgggcaaaaCACTtgaccctccttgcctccagtgagggactcactggtgtgtgaatgtgtgtgattgttctagTGGTGGTCGCAGGGGCCGTACGCACGGATTGGGAGACACGcttccgtcagtctgcccaaGGGAAACTGTAGCTCCAcatgtagtctaccatcaccaagtatgaatgaggtgtgaatgaataatggatacaatgtaaagtgtctttgagtgtTCTGAAAAGACACTAATCCATTAGTATTATTAATACATAAGcagggcacagaaaggaattaGCAGTGACACCAGAGGTGCCAGGCCCCAGCTACCGGTCGAAAGAGTAGTCCATAGAGATTGTGAGAATAGACAGACCAACCTGCCACACACATGAATACTGGAATGTCTGAAACTGTATAAAATGAACAAGACACTTAAAGACTTCATCAGTAAATAATGAGAATGTGGATCACAATGCTAGAGGCCAAGTTGAAGACAATGGGCCAAGTCAACATCAAGTATGGAATGTACAAAGGGGATACACTATCACCAATGCTGAAGGTATTGACCTGAATTGATGGGATAGAGCTTCCACAGGGCAAAATAGGAAACATCCAGAACAATTACAAGTACCTTGGGATTCCACAGGCTAATGGTAAGTATGAGAAGGCAGCAAGGAAGTCAACTGAATGGCAGTAACAAAATGTGAGCGATCAACATGCATCAGTGAACACCTCAGGCAGCGGAAACTTGATGAGATTGAGGAGCAGACAACATTGAGGGACAAGCTCCTACATGGTGTAGGAGGAAGTGGCTGAAATCAATAAGACCTAAAACGAATCAAAAATGGAGTGaaagacagcacagaggcacatcgtggcagcacaagaacaggcccacAAGAACACGGGGGCTATAGGGGCCAAGATCTTCCACAATAGATCAAACCTAAGGTATAGGCTGTGTAAAGAGGCACCTGAGACAGTCCAGTACACAGTAGTAGGAAGATATGAGCTGGTTCTGCATACATGGAGGGACAcaacaaccaagtagctgtgatagtgtacaggaacatctgtacccagtatggactagaagtacccaaatcccaatgggacataccaccgaaggtggttgagaacgacaaggctaagatcctgtgggacttcagcttccagactgacaaacagctgctggctaacaaaccagacatagtggtgatggacaaagagcagaagagagcagtggtgatagatgtggggattccagctgacgccaacatcaggaagaaggaacacaaaaagattgagacGAATAAAgagttgaaagaacagctggaacagatgcgGAAAGTCAAGACCAACGTGGTCCCGGTGGTTGTTTACCTGACAAGAGTCTGGCAGAAAGCAGTTATTGGTTATATTACAGGAAGCGTAGGATTCATTTTTTTGGGAACCTTAACGATATTAGGGAGCACGACTCAGTATGTTTCTGACAAATTTTCCACTTTTCAAGATCCAGGCTTTATTGTAGTGTAATAATGATTCTCTTGAGTACCATATACCAAGCATATGACACTATTCTATTGTAatggccttttttctttcatcaagaGCAGGACAGAAGGAAACATGACAAAATAGTAGGAAATACACTTATAGACATTATAAGGTGACTCACTTGTGTTTGTCCAGGTTCCGGGCCTCTCTATACCCTTGCCCAGAGACCCcacaggagaggaaggagatgcTAGCTGGTGTCAACAGCCGCATAGATGACCTCCAGATGGTATGGCAGTGAAaggaatcaattttttttacctacctatgttttactttatttttacttgaATTATAAATACaccaaacaaaagaacaagCATGAAGTCAAAACCAGTTTCCACAAAGGTGGCTGACCTTGGGTTAAAGGATACCTTTTGTTTGTCGTATTAATATTAACAGccgagttctttttttttccccacttgaAATTCTTTGTAGTCTTTGTTATGCTGTTGTTCACTAAACTACtagaaattaattataaatctTATTTGACAGGATGTCTGTGTTCAAGGTACTGCTTCATTTTCTATCTAAAATTTATTTCCAATTAAATTTCAAAGGCAGAACAATGTAAGTGGgttttttcttctgtattaGTTCTTGGCTGTGAAAGGCCATTGTCCTGTCTCATAGTGTTCTCCGAAGTTCGCCCTTATTGACCCGGGAAAAAAAGTCTCAGTTCTGCTTACGATATTTGCTCTAGTCTGAGTCTGCCAGCCACATACAAAACACTACCCTCATTCACAATAGAATGATTTACTGGAGTTTacgtaaaaaagaaaacaatcactTTCAGAGCAGAAGTGTGTCTTGGATCTTAGAGCCAAAATGGTCCGATTAATCTCACTTTACGTTCATTTCTGACAACTAGAGGGGCATTAGGAACACAAACTTCCTGTTTATGTCATGTCAGTGATATAGGGATTACATCATAGTATAATGCTTATAATGTGAGTTATGAAGCAAGTTTTGTTGAAGGCTGTTGGGCATCTTATGTAAAGtaagtaaaaatacagaaagaaagcTCTGTCTTAGAAGAGATCATCATGAAACTCCTCCTTTCCAATCTTTTAAGAGATTCTTCCTTATAATAGGAACATCCATCCTACAGTGCATGTATATGCTGAATATTAAGAATTCTTGTATTGAGAATACAAGAATTGACCTCCAGAACATTTGTGACATTTGAAATCGAGTTTTCAATCCCAATTCTTTTCAGACAATAATTAAAGCATGTCACATGTTAAGACAAGGCACCTTCCTTACAGTGAAGCTTAAATATTTAGGTGTAGAAccacaagaaaaacacatttctgtctAGAGGCAGCTACTGTAATACCACCAAAACCCCCAGCACTAACAGGACCAGGAGCTCTGATCTATGCACTGCCGCTGTAGGTTCTGAACCAAACGGAGGACCACCGTCAGCGGGTGCTGCAGGCTGCCTCCAAGACTATGCGTGTGTGGTTCATTaaagtgaggaagatgaaggccaTCTACCACACTCTCAACCTCTGCAACATTGATGTCACCCAAAAGTGTCTGATTGCTGAGGTGTGGTGTCCTGTGTCAGATCTGGACTCCATCCAGTTTGCTCTACGCAGAGGGACGGTAAGTTTCCCTGTTTAACGTTGAGATTTTATGTGTCTGGGAAATCAAAACATTGCAGAAGACGAGGAAAAACCACAGTTCAATCTGTAGTTAAGGCAGTGTGGGGCATCAGACAGGTCTTGTGCTTTTTGGATGAGAAAGGGGTTTTTGAACTACTTAAGAATGTGTCTGTCTGCCTACCTGTATGCCTGCTCGTTTGATTGCCTGTCTGTATTGTTTGATTGACAGGAGAGGAGTGGCTCCACAGTACCATCCATCCTGAACAGAATGCACACCAAACAAACTCCCCCCACCTTCAACAAGACCAATAAGTTCACATCGGGCTTCCAGAACATAGTTGATGCCTATGGCATAGGAAGCTACCGGGAAATCAATCCAGGTCCTtctctttttaatcattttaacgATCATGTAATGAATCATGTTGtcatttcattattatcatgGGTTTTAACATATCAGATTATTGAATGCattattcatcttattatcTAATCATTACCAGATTATTGATCATTACCAGATTAGTGAtcatattgtattattattattagtgacatttttgtaacCGCTACTGCCTCTGTGACGTTGATGCAGGCGTTAGACAAGTTCATCACAGGAACACACTGAAAGATAGCCAACCAACCATAATCAGGCCCAAGATTAATTTCGTAGTTTATCCTGACTGTATGTTTCTGGTATTGGATGAAAGCCTGAGAACCCGGAGGAAATTCACACTGAACATTCTCATGATGATGGGAATTTGAACCTGGCTCTATCTGCAGCACTATCATGCCTTCCTACtatcatcttcttcatcatatTGTTAAGTGCAGTATTAATCATAGTATCATATTATTCATCTCATATCAATAATAGTATTATCATATTACAGATAAATTTAGTTTttagataataataattgtcattattgtaactgttgttgttattgttataattattattatttaacattttattttgatattgtcAGCACTCTAttatcatatttcatttttgataaGATTAATTGTGTTACTCAAATTATTAATCATATATTTGATCATAGCTTTACTATATAATGAATCATACTATAGTATTGATATTTATTACTACCACCTTATTAATTGCATTAATAATCATATCATAGTCACGTAAATTatcataataaaaacaattgtattAATcctattttaattaattttacagcTCCGTACACCATAATTACcttccccttcctgtttgcgGTCATGTTTGGTGACATGGGTCACGGTGTGCTGATGACCTGTGCTGCCCTTTACCTCGTCATTCGGGAGAGTCGCCTCCTCGCCCAGAAGTGTGATAATGAGGTACAGTTAGACATTTAAACATGCTGCTCCTTGACATATAAAATGTCCAGATGGTCCAAATGCATAGATGTGTGGATTAGCAATAGTAAgtaatacagtaaatacaaagGACACTCAATGATACGTGAACTAAGCCACAGACCTGTATTTGTAAAAGTCATTGTAACGTTGGTAATAGATGAGTAAATAATAAGAGATGTAGGGACTGGAGATGTATTGACTTTTCAAGGTTTCATGATGAAACAGCCATGCAGGTGAAAGGATTCATTTTACCAATACCACAGACTAACTAGAATTAATACAAACATCTTTAGGTGATGTCTGACGAAAGTATGAAGCAATTATCCGTTCAGTAACCAAAATGGACCCCAAAAGTCAGAGAGCAGACCTTGAATCTGGATGGATGTCATGTCAGAGGGCGATGGCCACTAAcagttgctgtgtgtgtgtagatgttcAACATGGTGTTTGCTGGTCGCTATATAATCCTTCTGATGGGCATCTTCTCCGTCTACACTGGCATCATTTACAACGACTGCTTTTCCAAGTCGCTCAACATGTTTGGCTCTGGATGGAGCGTCAGGCCAATGTTTGGCCCAAAAGGAGCCAACTGGTCGTGAGTTACCCAGCCACCTAAGTACCATTTGCCTgtccgtccattcatccatccctccgtctgtccgtccattcatccatccatccatccatccatcctctatCGACCTTCCGTCATCAAGAAGAAATGTAAAACAGGCCACTTAAAAATGCCCTCAAGTAGAAATGATTCCAGATGTTGTATTGACGCTGTCTCAGCTTCATGGAGCATTTTGCTGCATCAATTCTAAATGATgatggaagaaattaaaaaaaaaacaaacctgtttcAACATTGTCTTTTTGCTATGCTTGGTTACATACAGGGATTAAAGGATTTGTAAATCATTGCATAGTGCTTTTATTTACGTTTTACACTGCAactcatttctttatttttatatattttataaatattttttatttatttcatattatatatttatttatataaactTACCTGTTTATATTGTgcatttctgtttgttgtgtattttactgctttgtGTGCCTTCAATCATTCCCCTCTGGTCTGTTGTAGGTCTGGGACTCTTGATGGAAATGCAGTTCTACAGTTAGACCCAGCAGTTCCAGGAGTATTTGGTGGACCCTATCCATTGGGAATTGACCCGGTAACACAGATGCACTTCatgacaatgaaaacaaatgttgatTTGCGATAAATGATTCTCCCATTCATTTTCTTAGAGGCTGCGAGGAAAAGCTGTTTTACAATATGCTGAGCCAGTTTTTcattgtaattttgtttttgcactgctaataaaaatttaaagaaacCTCTGGTTTCTGACCAAAAGACCAACCAGGGACTGCAGATGAAAATTATCTTTAAGCTATCTCTGGTCTGTGTAGCACATTTGTTATGCAAAGtccatgttaaataaatatgaaataaataagtaCATAACGTATAGTTCCCAATAGATTTAGTGTACTCTGCTACATAGAAGTTAGGAAACCTTGGTGGTTCTCAAACATGTGACTTTTTTGTGTCGTCTGTGCAGATCTGGAATGTTGCCACCAACAAACTGACCTTCCTAAACTCATTCAAGATGAAGATGTCTGTGATCCTGGGTGTCGTACACATGCTCTTTGGTGTGTCTCTCAGTCTCTTCAATCACCTGTAAGTGTTCTACTCAACCCCAGTAATTGTAACTGTCATAATAGACTCCCTGTATCTCTAGCCAGGTCTGCCATATATTGTTCAAATAGACTTAACCTCAGACATAAGGTTGGTTCTTCCATCCTCACCTACTCTTCTGCATACGGAGGTCATTGAACCCTGGGTGGTGCTAATGGTAGGGTTACCTCGAATGGTTGCTTGCTACCATTATTTGTGTGCATGTCAAAGAGGCAAGAGAGATTCATATAGGTCAAAACATTTGAATGAAGTGCATCATAAAGTCTGTGCTGGGGGATCTTCAGAGTGTTGCCCTCAATAAATTAGGGAGGCAGTGAACCTGATAGTTGTGTTCGTTTTGGAGACTCATTATAATTTGGCATcagttgtgattatttttttgaaacatgCGTGGATCCTAAATTTGAGAACCACTGTGGTCCATTTTCTGCAAAAGgctttttaagaaaaataaagcccATCCATGTGAGAATGTTTCTTCACaccttttaaaaatatcaaaatatgtgaattaaaaaatatgaatgtgtAAAATATGGTAAAAGATATGTGATAAGTCTGGTGGTCTGATTAGTTTTCCGAGGAGGAGGTCGTACGATGTCTATTTgagatatattttaaaatatgaattcaAATAATGGCACATGGTGTCAGTGTGACCACATTTGAGTCAGACTCCTATGTGATGGGGTTATTATACTAGTGTAAACGGATACACTACACAAGTACACTGTGATAGATAATGGTTATAACCTCTCCCCTGTTTTTAACTGAATGATCTCCATTGCAGGTACTTCAAGAAGCCGCTGAACATTTTCCTGGGCTTCATACCAGAGATTGTCTTCATGTCCAGCCTGTTTGGCTACCTAGTTCTGCTTGTCTTTTACAAGTGGACTGCCTACGACGCCTACACCTCCAAGGACGCTCCCAGCTTGCTCATCCACTTCATCAACATGTGTCTCTTCAATTACAGCGATTCCACAAACAAGCCTCTCTACAGGGGACAGGTGCTCCCTCCCTTCTCCACACTTCTACCTCTGCTACCTCCCCCAAGTGCCCTTCCCACATTCTTTAACAATTGTGATTCAATCATTAATGCCTTGTACAACTAAAGCACTGGTGAAGTACAACTGAAGCACTGGTGAAGTACAACTGAAGCAC is part of the Antennarius striatus isolate MH-2024 chromosome 21, ASM4005453v1, whole genome shotgun sequence genome and encodes:
- the LOC137588720 gene encoding V-type proton ATPase 116 kDa subunit a 1-like isoform X1, with the protein product MGELFRSEEMTLAQLFLQSEAAYCCVSELGELGMVQFRDLNPDVNVFQRKFVNEVRRCEEMDRKLRFVEKEIKKANISTVDTGENPEVPFPRDMIDLEATFEKLENELKEINTNQEALKKNFLELTELKHILRRTQQFFDEMEDPNLLEESSALMEGSEGGRGAPLRLGFVAGVISRERIPTFERMLWRVCRGNVFLRKAEIEDPLEDPTTGDQVHKSVFIIFFQGDQLKNRVKKICEGFRASLYPCPETPQERKEMLAGVNSRIDDLQMVLNQTEDHRQRVLQAASKTMRVWFIKVRKMKAIYHTLNLCNIDVTQKCLIAEVWCPVSDLDSIQFALRRGTERSGSTVPSILNRMHTKQTPPTFNKTNKFTSGFQNIVDAYGIGSYREINPAPYTIITFPFLFAVMFGDMGHGVLMTCAALYLVIRESRLLAQKCDNEMFNMVFAGRYIILLMGIFSVYTGIIYNDCFSKSLNMFGSGWSVRPMFGPKGANWSSGTLDGNAVLQLDPAVPGVFGGPYPLGIDPIWNVATNKLTFLNSFKMKMSVILGVVHMLFGVSLSLFNHLYFKKPLNIFLGFIPEIVFMSSLFGYLVLLVFYKWTAYDAYTSKDAPSLLIHFINMCLFNYSDSTNKPLYRGQMGIQVLLVLIALACVPCMLIVKTMVLRHQHLWKKHLSQKREETPAENLEQSLEQTGVSSSCTGLTQQGTQKFGGVRVGNGPTEDEAGIMDHDQLSQHSEEGDEHSEDQPFDFGDVAIHQAIHTIEYCLGCISNTASYLRLWALSLAHAQLSEVLWSMVMHLGLSSRSGGGFFGLSIIFAAFATLTVAILLIMEGLSAFLHALRLHWVEFQNKFYTGQGFKFIPFSFESILEGRFDD
- the LOC137588720 gene encoding V-type proton ATPase 116 kDa subunit a 1-like isoform X2 yields the protein MGELFRSEEMTLAQLFLQSEAAYCCVSELGELGMVQFRDLNPDVNVFQRKFVNEVRRCEEMDRKLRFVEKEIKKANISTVDTGENPEVPFPRDMIDLEATFEKLENELKEINTNQEALKKNFLELTELKHILRRTQQFFDEMEDPNLLEESSALMEGSEGGRGAPLRLGFVAGVISRERIPTFERMLWRVCRGNVFLRKAEIEDPLEDPTTGDQVHKSVFIIFFQGDQLKNRVKKICEGFRASLYPCPETPQERKEMLAGVNSRIDDLQMVLNQTEDHRQRVLQAASKTMRVWFIKVRKMKAIYHTLNLCNIDVTQKCLIAEVWCPVSDLDSIQFALRRGTERSGSTVPSILNRMHTKQTPPTFNKTNKFTSGFQNIVDAYGIGSYREINPAPYTIITFPFLFAVMFGDMGHGVLMTCAALYLVIRESRLLAQKCDNEMFNMVFAGRYIILLMGIFSVYTGIIYNDCFSKSLNMFGSGWSVRPMFGPKGANWSSGTLDGNAVLQLDPAVPGVFGGPYPLGIDPIWNVATNKLTFLNSFKMKMSVILGVVHMLFGVSLSLFNHLYFKKPLNIFLGFIPEIVFMSSLFGYLVLLVFYKWTAYDAYTSKDAPSLLIHFINMCLFNYSDSTNKPLYRGQMGIQVLLVLIALACVPCMLIVKTMVLRHQHLWKKHLGTQKFGGVRVGNGPTEDEAGIMDHDQLSQHSEEGDEHSEDQPFDFGDVAIHQAIHTIEYCLGCISNTASYLRLWALSLAHAQLSEVLWSMVMHLGLSSRSGGGFFGLSIIFAAFATLTVAILLIMEGLSAFLHALRLHWVEFQNKFYTGQGFKFIPFSFESILEGRFDD